From one Peredibacter starrii genomic stretch:
- the greB gene encoding transcription elongation factor GreB: protein MEKNNYITPKGHQKLVDELDQLLKVERPEVTRLVQWAASNGDRSENADYLYGKRRLREIDRRVRFLSKRLDAAVIVDPLKITSDKIQFGATVEVTDEDGNERRFTIVGVDEVDTAKGRISWQSPIGKTLLGKNEGDEVIVKVPAGEITYEVVSITYKSID, encoded by the coding sequence ATGGAAAAAAATAATTACATCACTCCCAAAGGTCATCAAAAGCTGGTTGATGAACTGGATCAACTCTTAAAAGTTGAAAGACCAGAAGTGACACGCCTGGTGCAGTGGGCGGCCAGTAATGGTGATCGCTCTGAGAATGCTGACTACCTTTACGGAAAAAGACGTTTACGTGAAATTGATCGTCGAGTCAGATTTTTATCCAAGCGTTTGGACGCGGCCGTCATTGTGGATCCCCTCAAAATAACCTCAGATAAGATACAGTTTGGGGCCACAGTTGAAGTCACTGATGAAGATGGTAATGAGCGCCGCTTTACAATTGTAGGTGTTGATGAAGTTGATACTGCCAAAGGTCGCATCAGCTGGCAGTCGCCCATTGGTAAGACCCTCTTAGGAAAAAATGAAGGTGACGAGGTCATCGTCAAAGTCCCGGCCGGTGAAATAACATACGAAGTAGTTTCTATTACCTATAAATCCATTGATTGA
- a CDS encoding MBOAT family protein, whose product MPKFVLFFSLTALSVYLAKHFLGDLNYWKILLVSPAIYFSTEAMGALGQLLFPFKNSWPIHADPLKSRDLGNFWGRRWNLWIQDWLRDITGAFKSNSRSQTILLGFLFSGLFHELMCNLPYWLIYRKSYFGTMMAYFLIQGLALWIDKKYIKVSSPFLRRIYCWCAVVIPSPLFINVPLLTFLGLKHV is encoded by the coding sequence GTGCCAAAATTTGTTCTCTTCTTTTCCCTGACGGCTTTGAGTGTTTATCTAGCAAAGCACTTTCTTGGAGATCTCAATTACTGGAAAATCCTTCTGGTATCACCGGCGATTTATTTCTCCACTGAAGCCATGGGAGCACTTGGACAACTGCTCTTCCCCTTTAAAAATTCCTGGCCCATTCATGCCGACCCTTTGAAGAGTAGAGACTTGGGGAATTTTTGGGGACGTCGCTGGAACCTTTGGATTCAAGACTGGCTGAGAGACATTACTGGTGCTTTTAAATCCAACAGTCGATCTCAAACAATTCTCCTGGGCTTTCTATTTTCAGGCCTCTTCCACGAGCTTATGTGCAATCTTCCTTACTGGCTGATCTATCGGAAAAGTTATTTTGGAACGATGATGGCCTATTTTCTTATCCAAGGACTGGCTCTTTGGATTGATAAAAAATATATTAAAGTAAGTTCTCCTTTTTTAAGGCGTATTTACTGCTGGTGCGCGGTCGTGATCCCATCGCCACTTTTTATCAATGTACCGCTGTTAACTTTTTTAGGACTAAAGCATGTTTGA